The Cucumis melo cultivar AY chromosome 9, USDA_Cmelo_AY_1.0, whole genome shotgun sequence genome includes the window CCCAAGGATTTCGCATGGAGATTCCTATTCTCCCAGCTTGAGAAACAATCATTTGGGTTTGAAACCCAATGCTTGTGAAAAGCTTAAGGTGGAAACAACTCAGGCGAGCCAGGTAAACAGAAAAGATCTTAATGAGCAAGCTATTGAAAGTCATGAACTTTCAATAGATGTGCCAAACAACTACTCTGTCTATGGAGAAATTGAGAAAAGATTGTCAACACTTGAATTCACCAAATCTGGAAAAGATCTCAGAGCTTTAAAACAGATACTTGAAGCGATGCAAAAATCTCGAGCAATATTTGACAAGGAACAAGCATCAGAATGTGCATCACAAGTAAGCATGGACGGGACCGTTGATCAGAATCGCAGCTCAGGAGCAGCAAGCCCAAGAAACTCGCGGCTCAACAACACAGCTTCTTCTGCTAGAAACAAGGATTCAAACTCTTTAAAGTCATATAAATCCTCAATAATCATCATGAAGCCTGCTAAACACTTAAAAATCAGCAATCCGTGTCCCTCCGTGCCACTGAAACACGATGCATTTTGCAGTGGGAAAGAACAGGTGAAAGTGCAATCTACCAAAGATATTGGTCTTCAACATACTCTTCTCCGATCCCTTCCCAGTCATTCACAATCACAGCCTTTCAGAGACAAAAATACCAAGACGAGAATTTTGAAACCAACAAAGGATCAACATTGTTTTCGCACAGAAACCTCAACAGCCTCGGGGAACAGTCCAAGAGTAACAAGCTCAAGACTACATAAAAAGTTTGGGCTAGAAAAACAATCATGCCCCACCACCCCATCATCAGACTCAAGCAGGACTGAGAGGAACACCCGAAAAGTTGGATCGTGTTCCACAGAAATAAAATTCAGGCAGAAAACTTCAACTTCAAATCAGAAAAGCATCAAGAAATCAAGCAAAAGTAGTAGATGCCCTGGAGATACGAGTCAACAACAAGGAAGTGTTTACCCTCTGAAGCCCAAGAGTAATGGAGCGACATCAAATATCACTTTGCAAAATACAATCAACACGCAATTTGACAACACCAGAAGCAACTATGTCCTGCAGGATGATGATGAATGCGAACAAAGGGTTAGTGTTTTCAGTTTCATCTGCTAGTAGTACATTTAATTTACTGGTCTGAGTGAGTGCTTATGTGATTAACATATTGAATTTTATCTCAGAATGCAGAAATGAGGTTGAGCAACAGCATCACAAAAGTCAAACCAACATTAACAATCTCTGAGCAACAAAGTCCCGTCTCTGTTCTTGATTCTACATTTTACCAAGACGATTCACCATCTCCGATCAAGAAAATATCATATGCTTTTGAAGGTATGGAACTCATACTTCATTATTTTTCCCCACTCACTCACACTAGGATGCTGTTTACTGCAAAGAGAGATAATAACCAACAATATTTATGTTGTATTCTGTTATATGACAAGAACTGTTGAATTTTGATTGTATAGATGACGAGACTATAAATTCAGAAACAGAATCCAGTCAAGAGGTCCCAGTTCAATCACAGAAAAGCACAGAAAGCCTCAGCACTGAGATTAAGAACTTGAAGTCAGAGATTGACAAATTAAGGAAGCATATTCGCCAAGTAAACTTCAGTAATGAGGAGGAGGAGCTCTTGAATGACAGCAAGGATCATTTCTGCCAAGAAATGAATTCTCAGCACAAATATATTTGGCAAATATTATCAGAATCAGGTCTCCTCAAAGATCTTGACCATGGCATGTCTGCCATTCAGCTCCACTCACCAGGACACTTGATCAATCCCAACTTATTTCTTGCACTTGAGCAATCCACGACAGTTAAATGGCCTTTTGATGGTGATTCATACAGTAAACTGAATTCCACATCAGAAGATCGCAATAAAGTTCAGAGGAAACTCGTGTTTGATACTGTTAATGAAATTCTTTTGGACAAACTAGTGGCTGAACGTTCTTCCAAACATTGGCTCTCAAAAAGTACTATTGCAGGAACGGATTCAAGAGGGCAACAGATTTTGAAAGAACTATGCACACAGATTGATCAGCTACAAAATAACAACCAAAGTGGCAGTCTCCACGACTACGATGATGCTTCAAGAAACATGATTTGGAAAGATTTGATGTATCCATCCCGCTACTGGGGAAATTACCAAAACGACATTCCCGGCATAGTGTTGGATATTGAGCGGCAGATCTTCAAAGACTTGATAACTGAGATCGTGATGAATGAAGCAAGCTTCTATGACAATAACTGCAGGGAATTTCCCTCAAACTAGAGAATTCCCATCATCTAAGA containing:
- the LOC103498535 gene encoding protein LONGIFOLIA 2, producing MSARITYSLSDENQSLHKQIGCMNGIFQIFDRRYFLGGRSMPGRNQKKLLPSPGHDEGISMEPNSASQRTQGKNQKKTRKEKQRVSTESSRTSFSSTTSCSSSFSSLDANNRAAHLETTLLSHVDCPVNTTRESPKNQHNATVKQLGSQSFEFRDIVKENMNREACAISVRTVAGEQAVSRKLKHVDSPRPMRQVEYTSSKNAGSNESFRVLARFREAHRYPNEENDIPTHSAPKFNRRLSYDGRESYDTLKSTIKIRELPRLSLDSKESWARRSASGTRSNDLVKDLQKGNRDFEEPVSSRQSSTIVAKLMGLDALPDSTSTTNSPSRLINAYPTYEQNSFSRPTRKNDESTQQSRFSGSPRISHGDSYSPSLRNNHLGLKPNACEKLKVETTQASQVNRKDLNEQAIESHELSIDVPNNYSVYGEIEKRLSTLEFTKSGKDLRALKQILEAMQKSRAIFDKEQASECASQVSMDGTVDQNRSSGAASPRNSRLNNTASSARNKDSNSLKSYKSSIIIMKPAKHLKISNPCPSVPLKHDAFCSGKEQVKVQSTKDIGLQHTLLRSLPSHSQSQPFRDKNTKTRILKPTKDQHCFRTETSTASGNSPRVTSSRLHKKFGLEKQSCPTTPSSDSSRTERNTRKVGSCSTEIKFRQKTSTSNQKSIKKSSKSSRCPGDTSQQQGSVYPLKPKSNGATSNITLQNTINTQFDNTRSNYVLQDDDECEQRNAEMRLSNSITKVKPTLTISEQQSPVSVLDSTFYQDDSPSPIKKISYAFEDDETINSETESSQEVPVQSQKSTESLSTEIKNLKSEIDKLRKHIRQVNFSNEEEELLNDSKDHFCQEMNSQHKYIWQILSESGLLKDLDHGMSAIQLHSPGHLINPNLFLALEQSTTVKWPFDGDSYSKLNSTSEDRNKVQRKLVFDTVNEILLDKLVAERSSKHWLSKSTIAGTDSRGQQILKELCTQIDQLQNNNQSGSLHDYDDASRNMIWKDLMYPSRYWGNYQNDIPGIVLDIERQIFKDLITEIVMNEASFYDNNCREFPSN